One genomic window of Halorubrum hochsteinianum includes the following:
- a CDS encoding SipW-dependent-type signal peptide-containing protein gives MNPDTNDKIGLSRRKMLAGLGAIGVASAGAGLGTTAYFNDTETFAGNSLQAGTLDMTVSADIVAADEYWTSQGAVMMSQTADSSGVVAGIDVDDVKPGDWAIICFDVEVGDNPGYVQVRTENFDETGGANPEPEQEVEGDDDNDADLGEFLLTTVWQEYDESGDKAGLSTLDPVFNNASDDLDIDYAPSNVDGVVDADTHYTNAREADGILSGGYLIRDDNGDLLPINDAVNEGVYSFCLLLEIPFEVGNVIQGDGISFDLVFETEQVRHNDDPFNNSAPVNSTGN, from the coding sequence ATGAACCCCGACACCAACGACAAGATCGGACTCTCGCGGCGCAAGATGCTGGCCGGCCTCGGCGCGATCGGCGTGGCCTCCGCGGGCGCTGGACTCGGTACCACAGCGTACTTCAACGACACGGAGACGTTTGCGGGCAACAGCCTACAGGCGGGCACGCTCGACATGACCGTCTCCGCTGACATCGTCGCGGCGGACGAGTACTGGACGAGCCAGGGCGCGGTCATGATGTCCCAGACGGCGGACAGCTCGGGAGTCGTCGCGGGAATCGACGTCGACGACGTGAAGCCCGGCGACTGGGCGATCATCTGTTTCGACGTCGAGGTCGGCGACAACCCCGGCTACGTGCAGGTGCGCACGGAGAACTTCGACGAGACCGGCGGCGCGAACCCGGAGCCCGAACAGGAGGTCGAAGGCGACGACGACAACGACGCCGACCTCGGCGAGTTCCTCCTGACGACGGTGTGGCAGGAGTACGACGAGAGCGGCGACAAGGCCGGACTCTCCACGCTCGATCCCGTGTTCAACAACGCGTCGGACGACCTCGACATCGATTACGCGCCCTCGAACGTCGACGGCGTCGTCGACGCCGACACGCACTACACGAACGCCCGCGAGGCGGACGGGATCCTCAGCGGCGGCTACCTCATCCGGGACGACAACGGCGACCTGCTCCCGATCAACGACGCGGTGAACGAGGGAGTCTACTCGTTCTGTCTCCTGCTCGAGATCCCGTTCGAGGTGGGCAACGTCATCCAGGGCGACGGTATCTCGTTCGACCTCGTCTTCGAGACCGAACAGGTCCGTCACAACGACGACCCGTTCAACAACTCGGCCCCGGTCAACTCCACGGGGAACTGA
- a CDS encoding SipW-dependent-type signal peptide-containing protein, with protein MTDRSDTFDLSRRKLLAGLGAVGVASAGAGLGTTAYFNDTETFAGNTLTAGELDLLVDWQQTYDFGDGKAFVNAHPDHDGDGEQSIAADNPDGQLRYSDFPDEEDEDSNGANIPVLDCENIPPLSEADFREDPVTGEPMDTLVQFSDVKPGDTGEITFSLHLCDNPGYVWIQAGNVSESGGSLTDPEAVVDPGNEGNLAEFIDAKLWYDEDCDNVYDGAEPVDIMLTLDFSGSMLYEQYGGVVSNDGVTIETGTSYSETTKIDLVELGTRQFVDYLQTQGSDVQVGVAYFDGEGSDDNQPRTGILQGLTTDLNVVDAALTDLRQKLADVVTGTSPSTPGDGDGDPDPFANANGIATGTYIGEGVDDAQSEIDSNGRIGVEYRNIVLSDGESFNGGGGTSFSSPQDAAASARAAPGGVVAPSPPSPETSVYTISVGSANDGVLQAMAGPAGGSGGDPALFNDVDDPLAIPSVFGNLAAQTAQEKVIMEDSLGNVLDALADGNGVPLDGNRATPYDELDDPADDLEREPFAGDGVMHCVALEWELPFEVGNVVQGDTLAFDLGFYTEQARHNDGSGPSQAA; from the coding sequence ATGACAGACAGATCCGACACATTCGACCTCTCGCGGCGCAAGCTGCTGGCCGGCCTCGGCGCGGTCGGCGTGGCCTCCGCGGGAGCCGGACTCGGCACCACGGCGTACTTCAACGACACGGAGACGTTCGCGGGCAACACCCTCACCGCCGGGGAACTCGACCTATTGGTCGATTGGCAACAGACGTACGACTTCGGCGACGGGAAGGCGTTCGTCAACGCGCACCCGGACCACGACGGCGACGGCGAACAGTCGATCGCGGCGGACAACCCCGACGGCCAGCTCCGGTACAGCGACTTCCCCGACGAGGAGGACGAGGACAGCAACGGCGCGAACATACCGGTGCTGGACTGCGAGAACATCCCGCCGCTCTCCGAGGCGGATTTCAGGGAGGACCCCGTCACGGGGGAGCCGATGGACACGCTCGTCCAGTTCTCCGACGTGAAGCCCGGCGACACTGGCGAGATAACCTTCTCGTTACACCTGTGTGACAACCCCGGCTACGTCTGGATACAGGCCGGCAACGTCAGCGAGTCGGGCGGCAGCCTCACCGACCCCGAAGCCGTCGTCGACCCCGGAAACGAGGGGAATCTCGCGGAGTTCATCGACGCGAAGCTCTGGTACGACGAGGACTGCGACAACGTGTACGACGGCGCGGAGCCGGTGGACATCATGCTCACGCTCGACTTCTCGGGTTCGATGCTGTACGAGCAGTACGGCGGCGTCGTCAGCAACGACGGGGTCACGATCGAGACCGGCACCTCGTACTCCGAGACGACGAAGATCGACCTCGTCGAGCTCGGCACGCGGCAGTTCGTCGACTACCTCCAGACGCAGGGCTCCGACGTCCAGGTCGGCGTGGCGTACTTCGACGGCGAGGGCAGCGACGACAACCAACCCCGGACGGGGATCCTCCAAGGGCTGACGACCGACCTCAACGTCGTCGACGCGGCGCTGACGGATCTCCGACAGAAGCTCGCGGACGTCGTGACCGGTACCAGCCCCTCGACGCCGGGCGACGGCGACGGCGACCCAGACCCGTTCGCGAACGCGAACGGCATCGCGACGGGGACCTACATCGGCGAGGGAGTCGACGACGCACAGAGCGAGATCGACTCGAACGGCCGCATCGGCGTCGAGTACCGGAACATCGTCCTCTCGGACGGTGAGTCGTTCAACGGGGGCGGCGGCACCTCGTTCTCCTCGCCGCAGGACGCCGCAGCCAGCGCCCGCGCTGCCCCCGGCGGTGTGGTCGCTCCCTCGCCGCCGTCGCCCGAGACCAGCGTCTACACCATCTCCGTCGGGAGCGCGAACGACGGCGTGCTTCAGGCGATGGCCGGGCCGGCCGGCGGTTCCGGCGGCGACCCGGCGTTGTTCAACGACGTCGACGACCCGCTCGCAATTCCCTCGGTGTTCGGTAACCTCGCGGCCCAGACGGCACAGGAGAAGGTCATCATGGAGGACAGCCTCGGCAATGTCCTCGACGCGCTCGCAGACGGGAACGGCGTGCCGCTCGACGGTAACCGCGCGACGCCGTACGACGAGCTCGACGACCCCGCGGACGACCTCGAGCGGGAACCGTTCGCGGGCGACGGGGTGATGCACTGCGTCGCGCTCGAGTGGGAGCTCCCGTTCGAGGTGGGGAACGTGGTTCAGGGCGACACGCTCGCCTTCGACCTCGGCTTCTACACCGAGCAGGCGCGCCACAACGACGGATCCGGGCCGTCTCAGGCGGCCTGA
- a CDS encoding signal peptidase I yields MTNPLTAPRTKRAANVLGIVLLIALIAPFAVFAAPEIVGADESFVVLTASMTPAIAPGDVVIVADRDPTAIAEGDVITFVRGTSDVPVTHRVIDVVDEGGVLTFETMGDANEGPDPGLVPAGNLVGVVALTIPYIGYVIQFAGTDAGFVAVVLLPFGLLAATEVWSIVRGRDEPEERPTTTAGSAGGEAGTAAGVAAVDADPVPVGTAASGSGGVPVDAVGGAAAVLAVVAPYTAYVAFELRSAVAIAAATAAATLLFGALATWVPASGVLDRGDPTAAPADESADSPAAHGGGAAGGAEAKQTDTEADDAGAEAEETNEADGEAVAADAERAAPKDSASASTPPVRPDAAGEVD; encoded by the coding sequence ATGACAAACCCACTCACAGCACCACGGACGAAACGCGCGGCGAACGTACTCGGGATCGTCCTGCTGATCGCGCTCATCGCGCCGTTCGCGGTGTTCGCGGCCCCCGAGATCGTCGGTGCCGACGAGAGCTTCGTCGTGCTTACGGCGAGCATGACGCCCGCCATCGCGCCGGGCGACGTCGTGATCGTCGCCGATCGCGATCCGACGGCGATCGCGGAGGGCGACGTGATCACGTTCGTGCGGGGCACCAGCGACGTGCCGGTGACCCACCGCGTGATCGACGTGGTCGACGAAGGGGGCGTCCTCACGTTCGAGACGATGGGCGACGCCAACGAAGGGCCGGACCCGGGGCTCGTCCCGGCCGGGAACCTCGTCGGCGTCGTGGCGCTGACGATCCCGTACATCGGGTACGTGATCCAGTTCGCTGGCACGGACGCGGGGTTCGTCGCGGTCGTCCTGCTCCCCTTCGGACTGCTCGCGGCCACCGAGGTCTGGTCGATCGTCCGCGGTCGCGACGAGCCCGAGGAACGCCCCACGACGACGGCCGGCTCGGCCGGCGGCGAGGCCGGCACAGCAGCGGGAGTCGCAGCGGTCGATGCGGATCCGGTTCCCGTCGGCACCGCCGCGAGCGGCTCCGGTGGCGTCCCGGTCGACGCGGTCGGCGGGGCGGCGGCGGTGCTCGCCGTGGTCGCGCCGTACACGGCGTACGTCGCGTTCGAGCTGCGGAGCGCCGTCGCGATCGCGGCCGCGACCGCGGCCGCGACGCTCTTGTTCGGCGCGCTCGCGACGTGGGTGCCGGCGAGCGGCGTGCTCGACCGGGGCGACCCGACGGCGGCTCCGGCGGACGAATCAGCGGACTCGCCCGCCGCCCACGGCGGGGGCGCGGCGGGCGGCGCAGAGGCCAAGCAGACAGACACCGAGGCGGACGACGCCGGCGCGGAGGCCGAGGAGACCAATGAGGCAGACGGGGAGGCCGTCGCCGCGGACGCGGAGCGCGCGGCCCCGAAGGACTCGGCATCGGCGTCGACGCCGCCCGTGCGTCCCGATGCCGCCGGGGAGGTGGACTGA
- a CDS encoding ZIP family metal transporter yields MVALDAYLFVFVAGLITALATGIGALPFFFFETISDRGNVALWGFASGIMISASLFGLVQEGLAEGTPVEIAVGMLAGVVLVVLAHDVLTDAEIDPREYAEADFKKLILILGVLTVHSFPEGIAVGVSFADLGLEGGTVLFGFTVPLLAVFMTLAISIHNVPEGTAISIPLRAMGVSKWKMVWWAVFSSLPQPIGAVVAFAFVRYARAFLPYGFGFAAGAMIYLVLSEFVPEALETGADLPRGGKPVLVGGIALGVALMIPLAYI; encoded by the coding sequence ATGGTCGCGCTCGACGCCTACCTCTTCGTCTTCGTCGCCGGCCTGATCACGGCGCTGGCGACCGGTATCGGCGCGCTGCCGTTCTTCTTCTTCGAGACGATCAGCGACCGCGGGAACGTGGCGCTGTGGGGCTTCGCCTCGGGGATCATGATCTCCGCGTCGCTGTTCGGGCTGGTTCAGGAGGGGCTCGCGGAGGGGACGCCGGTCGAGATCGCGGTCGGGATGCTCGCGGGCGTCGTCCTCGTCGTCCTCGCGCACGACGTGTTGACCGACGCCGAGATCGACCCGCGGGAGTACGCGGAGGCGGACTTCAAGAAGCTGATCCTGATCCTCGGCGTGCTGACGGTCCACAGCTTTCCGGAAGGGATCGCGGTCGGCGTCTCCTTCGCGGACCTCGGGCTGGAGGGCGGGACGGTGCTGTTCGGCTTCACCGTCCCGCTCTTGGCGGTGTTCATGACGCTCGCCATCTCGATCCACAACGTGCCCGAGGGGACCGCCATCTCGATCCCGCTGCGCGCGATGGGCGTCTCGAAGTGGAAGATGGTGTGGTGGGCCGTCTTCTCCAGCCTGCCGCAGCCGATCGGCGCGGTCGTCGCGTTCGCGTTCGTGCGGTACGCCCGGGCGTTCCTCCCGTACGGCTTCGGCTTCGCGGCCGGAGCGATGATCTACCTCGTCCTCTCGGAGTTCGTCCCCGAGGCGCTCGAAACCGGGGCCGACCTCCCGCGCGGCGGCAAGCCCGTCCTCGTCGGCGGGATCGCGCTCGGCGTCGCGCTCATGATCCCGCTCGCGTACATCTGA
- the thiD gene encoding bifunctional hydroxymethylpyrimidine kinase/phosphomethylpyrimidine kinase, with product MPEYDPVRPPVALTVAGSDSGGGAGIQADLSAMTAHGVFGTAVVTATTAQNTRGVEDVHPVPADHVASQYAAVADDFDVAAIKTGMLATAEIVETVTGAVADARVPLVVDPVMVAATGDRLLSPAAEEAYEDLIAAATLVTPNADEAEVLTDEPVETPADAERAGRELVALGADAALVKGGHLADDDGATGETVVDTLVRAGGKEGAIEVDRFESPRIDTDATHGSGCALSSAVAARLARGEPLRGAVEKAVGEMSEAVRRGYDVGGGPGAVNPTMLGGE from the coding sequence ATGCCCGAGTACGACCCGGTCCGCCCGCCGGTCGCGCTGACGGTCGCCGGCAGCGACAGCGGCGGCGGCGCGGGAATTCAGGCGGACCTGTCCGCGATGACCGCGCACGGCGTCTTCGGCACCGCGGTGGTGACCGCGACGACCGCACAGAACACGCGCGGCGTCGAGGACGTCCACCCGGTCCCCGCCGACCACGTCGCGAGCCAGTACGCGGCGGTCGCCGACGACTTCGACGTCGCCGCGATCAAGACCGGAATGTTGGCGACCGCCGAGATCGTCGAGACGGTGACCGGTGCGGTCGCGGACGCCCGCGTCCCGCTCGTCGTCGACCCCGTGATGGTCGCGGCGACCGGCGACCGACTGCTCTCCCCCGCCGCCGAGGAGGCCTACGAGGACCTGATCGCGGCCGCGACGCTCGTGACGCCGAACGCCGACGAGGCCGAAGTCCTGACCGACGAGCCGGTCGAGACGCCGGCCGACGCGGAGCGCGCCGGCCGGGAGCTGGTCGCGCTCGGTGCGGACGCGGCGCTGGTGAAGGGCGGCCACCTCGCGGACGACGACGGCGCGACGGGCGAGACCGTCGTCGACACGCTCGTCCGTGCGGGCGGCAAGGAGGGAGCCATCGAGGTCGATCGCTTCGAATCGCCGCGGATCGACACCGACGCGACCCACGGCTCCGGCTGTGCGCTGTCGAGCGCGGTCGCGGCGCGGCTGGCCCGGGGGGAACCGCTCCGGGGCGCGGTCGAGAAGGCGGTCGGGGAGATGAGCGAGGCGGTCCGGCGCGGCTACGATGTCGGCGGGGGGCCGGGCGCGGTGAACCCGACGATGCTGGGCGGGGAGTGA
- a CDS encoding DsbA family oxidoreductase, which translates to MATDSDAASGTDEPDAITIYSDYVCPFCYLGRQSLARYQETREEPLEIDWHPFDLRAGKRGPDGEIDHDADDGKDEAYYEQARENVRRLQEEYDAEMTEELRTDVDSLPAQIVSVRVRETAPDAWLAFDEAVFDALWIDGRDIGDRDVLADIAGDVDGLDAGVVDEALGDDDLRERVTDLFDAARRQGVTGVPTFAYDGHAARGAVPPEQLERLVEGV; encoded by the coding sequence ATGGCGACCGACTCCGACGCGGCATCCGGCACCGACGAGCCCGACGCGATCACCATCTACTCCGACTACGTCTGTCCCTTCTGTTACCTCGGGCGACAGTCGCTCGCTCGGTATCAGGAGACGCGAGAGGAGCCGCTGGAGATCGACTGGCACCCGTTCGACCTCCGGGCGGGCAAGCGCGGCCCGGACGGGGAGATCGACCACGACGCCGACGACGGCAAAGACGAGGCGTACTACGAGCAGGCGCGAGAGAACGTCCGCCGCCTACAAGAGGAGTACGACGCCGAGATGACCGAGGAGCTCCGCACCGACGTCGACTCGCTGCCCGCGCAGATCGTCTCGGTCCGCGTGCGCGAGACCGCGCCCGACGCGTGGCTCGCGTTCGACGAGGCCGTCTTCGACGCGCTCTGGATCGACGGGCGCGACATCGGCGACCGCGACGTGCTCGCCGACATCGCGGGCGACGTCGACGGGCTCGACGCCGGCGTCGTCGACGAGGCGCTCGGGGACGACGACCTCCGCGAGCGCGTGACGGACCTGTTCGACGCCGCTCGGCGGCAGGGGGTCACCGGCGTCCCGACGTTCGCGTACGACGGCCACGCCGCCCGCGGCGCGGTCCCGCCGGAGCAGCTCGAACGCCTCGTCGAAGGGGTCTGA
- a CDS encoding phosphatase PAP2 family protein, producing the protein MTPFLSVLTSVVAWVAAMLTVASLAVVGPARLRAARTGVRARLWDARRAVAVLCAVLLASALGRSWLLDVSRLFGLQATALIYALEGGFVAWVQATFAGPALTAYFSWVYVYGYAFLLAFPVVAYLALPRTVTFRRVLVAYALNYGIGLALYTLIFAHGPRNVMPEMVTPLLFANQPDVMALTSEVNVNSNVFPSLHTSLAVTVGTFAVLTREEYPRWTPVGVTLSLSVVVATMYLGIHWLTDVIAGFALAFGSVYLAHRFVEPRGEGLSPGDDAGERPGSGTGADD; encoded by the coding sequence ATGACGCCGTTCCTGTCGGTTCTCACGTCGGTCGTCGCGTGGGTCGCGGCGATGCTGACGGTCGCGAGCCTCGCGGTCGTCGGCCCCGCTCGGCTCCGCGCGGCGCGGACCGGGGTCCGCGCCCGACTGTGGGACGCGCGCCGCGCGGTCGCGGTCCTCTGTGCCGTGTTGCTCGCCAGCGCGCTCGGGCGGTCGTGGCTGCTGGACGTCTCCAGGCTGTTCGGCCTTCAGGCGACGGCGCTCATCTACGCGCTGGAGGGCGGGTTCGTCGCGTGGGTTCAGGCGACCTTCGCCGGCCCCGCGCTGACCGCGTACTTCTCGTGGGTGTACGTGTACGGCTACGCGTTCCTGCTCGCGTTCCCGGTGGTGGCGTACCTCGCGCTCCCGCGGACGGTGACGTTCAGGCGGGTCCTCGTCGCGTACGCGCTCAACTACGGGATCGGGCTGGCGCTGTACACGCTGATATTCGCCCACGGCCCGCGGAACGTGATGCCGGAGATGGTGACGCCGCTTTTGTTCGCCAACCAGCCCGACGTGATGGCGCTGACGAGCGAGGTGAACGTGAACTCGAACGTGTTCCCGTCGCTTCACACCTCGCTGGCGGTCACCGTGGGGACGTTCGCGGTCCTGACCCGCGAGGAGTACCCGCGGTGGACGCCCGTTGGGGTCACGCTCTCGCTGTCGGTCGTCGTCGCGACGATGTACCTCGGGATCCACTGGCTCACCGACGTGATCGCCGGCTTCGCGCTCGCGTTCGGCTCCGTCTACCTCGCGCACCGGTTCGTGGAGCCCCGCGGCGAGGGCCTCTCCCCCGGCGACGACGCGGGCGAACGTCCCGGCTCCGGAACCGGCGCAGACGACTGA
- a CDS encoding ABC transporter substrate-binding protein, with the protein MTRPISRRAALAGLGLAAASAGCLGRTENIAGRDPPSQLTLEINTTPADADPNGIRIARQLEEHLTAVGVDVRLNTVGQTDLWRKVLINQNFDLYVGQFVETEPFDADALYGLTHSKFVAESGWQNPYGLTEIAVDDALERQRRVSGDDRTDVVGSLQETLCELQPFSVVAFPDALTAVREHRFEGWTEDSRPLSVTGLLELDAVADGSDDGGSGSDGSETNDSGTGGSTDGNASTEDAAGGDDGTLRLVTTDDRITENWNPIAAEYRKYGTFTGLLYDPLVRADGDAVVPWLAADWERVDDDVLEVSLRDARWHDGEPVTATDVAFTYRFLRDTSLGSVETSVPTPRFRGRSSLVDDERVLDESTVRLTVPDVNETVAARALQVPILPKHVWSERTGAATIAGFELDFETTEAVVSNNPDPVGSGPLRFVEAESGESVVFERNPDHFLVRPADSEETTDPRAGVPSRYRGKPAFDRLRIEVLPSDISAVESVSDGLADATVSNLGPASVPLIGRSADARLVSGRSAAFYHVGYNVRRSPLSNPRFRSVVARLIDKSALVDDAFDGYARAAASPLAASPNAVPDSVAWDGDTDPVHPFFDDEGSLDVEAAKAALRDIGYRFDDEGRLLSRGQ; encoded by the coding sequence ATGACCCGACCGATCAGTCGACGCGCGGCGCTCGCCGGACTCGGCCTCGCGGCCGCCAGCGCCGGCTGTCTCGGTCGCACGGAGAACATCGCGGGACGCGATCCCCCCTCGCAGTTGACCCTCGAGATCAACACCACGCCGGCCGACGCCGACCCCAACGGGATCCGAATCGCGAGACAGCTCGAAGAGCACCTGACCGCGGTCGGCGTCGACGTCAGACTCAACACCGTCGGCCAGACGGACCTCTGGCGGAAGGTGCTCATCAACCAGAACTTCGACCTCTACGTCGGGCAGTTCGTCGAGACGGAGCCGTTCGACGCGGACGCGCTGTACGGGCTGACCCACTCGAAGTTCGTCGCGGAGTCCGGCTGGCAGAACCCGTACGGGCTCACGGAGATCGCGGTCGACGACGCCTTGGAGCGACAGCGCCGCGTCTCCGGAGACGACCGGACCGACGTCGTCGGGTCGCTACAGGAGACGCTGTGCGAGCTCCAGCCCTTCTCCGTCGTCGCGTTCCCCGACGCGCTCACCGCCGTCCGGGAGCACCGGTTCGAGGGGTGGACGGAGGACAGTCGGCCGCTCTCGGTCACCGGCCTCCTCGAACTCGACGCCGTCGCCGACGGTTCAGACGACGGCGGCTCCGGGAGCGACGGCTCCGAGACCAACGACTCCGGCACTGGCGGCTCGACGGACGGCAACGCGTCGACCGAGGACGCGGCCGGTGGGGACGACGGCACCCTCCGGCTCGTGACGACCGACGACCGAATCACCGAGAACTGGAACCCGATCGCGGCGGAGTACCGGAAGTACGGCACGTTCACCGGGCTGTTGTACGACCCGCTCGTCCGCGCGGACGGCGACGCCGTCGTCCCGTGGCTGGCGGCCGACTGGGAGCGCGTCGACGACGACGTCCTCGAGGTGTCGCTCCGCGACGCGCGGTGGCACGACGGCGAGCCGGTGACGGCGACCGACGTCGCGTTCACCTATCGGTTCCTCCGCGACACGTCGCTGGGGAGCGTCGAGACGTCCGTCCCGACCCCGCGGTTCCGCGGGCGGAGCTCGCTCGTCGACGACGAGCGCGTCCTCGACGAGTCGACGGTCCGGCTCACCGTGCCCGACGTCAACGAGACGGTCGCGGCCCGGGCGCTTCAGGTGCCGATCCTCCCGAAGCACGTCTGGTCGGAGCGGACCGGCGCGGCGACGATAGCCGGCTTCGAACTCGACTTCGAGACGACGGAGGCGGTCGTCTCGAACAACCCCGACCCAGTCGGCAGCGGGCCGCTGCGCTTCGTCGAGGCGGAGTCCGGGGAGTCGGTCGTCTTCGAACGCAACCCCGATCACTTCCTCGTCCGCCCGGCGGACTCGGAGGAGACGACGGACCCGCGGGCGGGAGTCCCGTCCCGCTACCGCGGCAAACCCGCCTTCGACCGGCTCCGCATCGAGGTGCTGCCGTCGGACATCTCGGCCGTGGAGTCGGTCTCCGACGGGCTCGCGGACGCGACCGTCTCCAACCTCGGACCCGCGTCGGTCCCCCTGATCGGCCGCTCGGCAGACGCCCGCCTCGTGAGCGGTCGGTCGGCGGCGTTCTACCACGTCGGCTACAACGTGCGGCGGAGCCCGCTGTCGAACCCCCGGTTCCGGTCGGTCGTCGCGCGCCTGATAGACAAGTCCGCGCTCGTCGACGACGCCTTCGACGGGTACGCGCGGGCGGCGGCGTCCCCGCTCGCGGCGTCGCCGAACGCGGTCCCGGACTCGGTGGCGTGGGACGGCGACACCGACCCGGTCCACCCGTTCTTCGACGACGAGGGGTCGCTGGACGTCGAGGCCGCCAAGGCGGCGCTCCGCGACATCGGATACCGCTTCGACGACGAGGGACGACTGCTCTCGCGGGGGCAATGA
- a CDS encoding DUF7091 family protein: MDDRLERVIRQQLRKAGKQFEEAKRAYAEGRDDPEGDAAGAARFDLPTDESGRARIVCRRHAERRTVPVDAEGRPACFESGHPDCEGCAEDVRDGVVETW, encoded by the coding sequence ATGGACGACCGGCTCGAACGCGTCATCCGCCAGCAGCTCCGGAAGGCGGGCAAGCAGTTCGAGGAGGCCAAACGCGCCTACGCCGAGGGGCGCGACGACCCCGAGGGCGACGCGGCCGGCGCGGCGCGCTTCGACCTCCCGACCGACGAGTCCGGGCGCGCCCGCATCGTCTGCCGCCGCCACGCGGAGCGCCGGACCGTCCCGGTCGACGCCGAGGGGCGGCCCGCCTGTTTCGAGTCCGGGCACCCCGACTGCGAGGGCTGCGCCGAGGACGTCCGCGACGGCGTCGTCGAGACGTGGTGA
- a CDS encoding SHOCT domain-containing protein, which produces MPSTDDGLARRLRRLVETYTPDGTVGRIALALAAGSVAGVSAFLSTVLFLNPVPLSLLVVPLGAAVGVGAATLALLLLWPVYLSLIGRVDSPVDYGRTVRSRSAEQGTGRSRSATPDPDGPDGETAEALETLRDRYARGDLSEPEFERRLERLLETESVDEARAHVDRNEAETDSRRDDASAPGAASRERETE; this is translated from the coding sequence ATGCCCTCCACCGACGACGGTCTCGCCCGTCGGCTCCGTCGGCTCGTCGAGACGTACACCCCGGACGGAACGGTCGGACGGATCGCGCTCGCGCTCGCGGCCGGGTCGGTCGCCGGCGTCTCGGCGTTCCTGTCGACGGTCCTCTTTCTCAATCCGGTTCCCCTGTCACTGCTCGTCGTCCCGCTGGGGGCGGCGGTCGGGGTCGGCGCGGCCACGCTGGCTCTGCTGCTGCTCTGGCCGGTGTACCTGTCGCTGATCGGCCGGGTCGACTCCCCCGTCGACTACGGCCGAACGGTCCGGTCTCGATCGGCCGAGCAGGGGACCGGTCGGTCCCGCTCGGCCACGCCGGATCCGGACGGTCCGGACGGTGAGACCGCCGAGGCGCTCGAGACGCTCCGGGACCGCTACGCCCGCGGCGACCTCTCCGAACCCGAGTTCGAACGGCGGCTCGAACGCCTCCTCGAAACGGAGTCCGTCGACGAGGCGCGGGCTCACGTCGACCGTAACGAGGCGGAAACGGACTCCCGCCGCGACGACGCGTCGGCTCCGGGGGCCGCGTCGCGGGAGCGCGAGACCGAGTGA
- a CDS encoding HIT domain-containing protein → MSDDCIFCSIVAGDIPARTVYETDAVLAFLDANPLARGHTLVIPKSHARHVGDLDAALASDLFDAVASLTPKIQDAVDADGANVGVNDGEAAGQEVPHVHVHVVPRFEGDGGAPIHAVAGERPDLSDDELDAVAEDVAAAVDG, encoded by the coding sequence ATGTCCGACGACTGCATCTTCTGTTCGATCGTCGCCGGCGACATCCCGGCGCGGACCGTGTACGAGACCGACGCCGTGCTGGCGTTCTTAGACGCCAACCCCCTCGCTCGCGGGCACACGCTGGTGATACCGAAGTCGCACGCGCGACACGTCGGCGACCTCGACGCCGCCCTCGCGAGCGACCTGTTCGACGCGGTCGCGTCGCTCACGCCGAAGATTCAAGACGCGGTCGACGCCGACGGCGCGAACGTCGGCGTCAACGACGGCGAGGCGGCGGGACAGGAGGTCCCGCACGTCCACGTACACGTTGTCCCGCGGTTCGAGGGCGACGGGGGCGCGCCGATCCACGCGGTGGCGGGCGAGCGGCCCGACCTCTCTGACGACGAACTCGACGCGGTCGCCGAGGACGTCGCGGCCGCGGTCGACGGGTAG